From Echinicola jeungdonensis, the proteins below share one genomic window:
- a CDS encoding alanine/glycine:cation symporter family protein: MGDLIIDFSNWIWGQPLLYLLMGGGSLLFLYSGFLPFTKFGHALRIAGGKFDDPNAIGDITSLQALSSAVAATVGLGNISGVALAISTGGPGAIFWMWVSAFVGMATKYFTCTLALMYRGKDSSGHLQGGPMYVIEEGMGKKWKPLAVIFCLAGIMGLLAIFQANQLTDVIRVVMLKPYGLDKGNLTRWILGVSMMVLVAVVILGGIKRIASVASRLVPFMVTLYFVSVLIILFKFNDQVISSLLFIIEDAFTGKAVMGGAVGAVIVTGARRAAFSNEAGIGTAPMVHGASKNSEPVREGLIAMLGPFIDTIIVCTLTALTIMVTGVWQSGEKDGVLMTLSAFESGIPGAGKYFLMVAVLVFALSTMFTYSYYGHKCFGYLFGANRADYYNYFYLITIVGGAVVSLKVVMSFVDGMYAIMAFPTMISALYLAPKVRDATKDYFWRMKNLKK, translated from the coding sequence ATGGGAGATTTGATCATTGATTTTAGTAATTGGATTTGGGGCCAACCTTTATTGTACCTTCTAATGGGAGGTGGCTCTTTATTGTTTTTATATTCCGGCTTTTTGCCCTTTACAAAATTTGGGCACGCATTAAGGATAGCTGGGGGGAAGTTTGATGATCCAAATGCCATTGGGGATATCACCTCCTTGCAAGCCCTATCCTCAGCAGTTGCTGCCACCGTTGGACTGGGGAATATCAGTGGGGTTGCTCTGGCTATCAGTACAGGAGGCCCGGGTGCCATATTTTGGATGTGGGTTTCTGCATTTGTCGGCATGGCTACCAAATATTTTACCTGTACCCTGGCCCTTATGTACCGTGGCAAAGACAGTTCTGGGCATTTACAAGGAGGGCCGATGTATGTGATAGAAGAGGGCATGGGTAAAAAATGGAAACCATTAGCGGTTATCTTTTGCCTGGCCGGGATTATGGGACTTTTGGCTATATTTCAGGCCAATCAATTGACAGATGTGATCAGGGTCGTGATGTTGAAACCTTATGGCCTGGATAAAGGAAACCTTACTAGGTGGATCCTTGGAGTTTCCATGATGGTTTTGGTGGCCGTTGTAATCTTGGGGGGGATCAAAAGGATTGCTTCAGTGGCCTCCAGACTCGTTCCATTTATGGTAACCTTATACTTTGTAAGTGTTTTGATTATCCTTTTCAAATTCAATGATCAGGTGATTTCATCCCTTTTATTTATCATAGAAGATGCTTTTACCGGTAAAGCAGTGATGGGTGGGGCTGTGGGAGCGGTAATTGTCACCGGAGCCAGAAGAGCTGCCTTTTCCAACGAGGCAGGAATTGGTACGGCCCCTATGGTCCATGGGGCATCCAAAAATTCAGAACCAGTGAGGGAAGGTTTGATTGCCATGTTGGGGCCATTTATTGATACCATAATAGTATGTACTTTGACGGCTTTGACCATAATGGTTACCGGAGTCTGGCAAAGTGGGGAAAAGGACGGTGTGCTGATGACTCTTTCTGCATTTGAAAGTGGTATTCCCGGGGCTGGAAAATATTTCCTTATGGTTGCTGTACTGGTTTTTGCTCTTTCTACCATGTTTACCTATTCCTATTACGGACACAAATGCTTCGGCTATTTGTTTGGCGCCAACAGGGCAGATTATTATAATTATTTCTACCTGATTACCATAGTGGGTGGAGCAGTAGTTTCATTAAAAGTGGTGATGAGTTTTGTGGATGGAATGTATGCCATCATGGCTTTTCCCACGATGATATCCGCTTTGTATTTGGCTCCCAAGGTCAGGGATGCCACAAAA
- the katG gene encoding catalase/peroxidase HPI: protein MENNPNQQSNSYDVNRASKCPFSGTPPKKAAGGGMQNQDWWPNRLNLKILRQNSPLSNPMGEDFNYAEAFKSIDYKALKKDLHNLMTDSQDWWPADFGHYGGLFIRMAWHSAGTYRIGDGRGGAGAGQQRFAPINSWPDNASLDKARRLLWPIKQKYGKKISWADLMILAGNVALESMGFKTFGFGGGREDVYEPEEDVYWGSETKWLEDKRYSGKRDLEDPLAAVVMGLIYVDPEGPNGNGDPLSAATDIRETFGRMAMNDEETVALIAGGHSFGKTHGAANPDKYIGPEPEAAPIEEQGLGWKNTYNTGKGPDAITGGPEVIWTQTPTEWSNNFFKNLFSYEWEMAKSPAGAKQFVAKDAEATIPDAYDPNKKHKPTMLITDLALRMDPEYEKISRRFYENPDEFADAFARAWFKLVHRDMGPKVRYLGPEVPDEDLIWQDPIPEVDHKLIEEKDIADLKGKILETGLSVSELIYTAWSSASTFRGSDKRGGANGARIRLEPQKDWEVNKPEQLAKILNKLEGIQKEFNNAQSDGKKVSLADLIVLAGGTGLEKAIKDAGHNIKVPFSPGRMDASEELTEVETFTYLEPVADGFRNYRNTKFDVSTEELLVDKAQLLTLTAPEMTVLIGGMRVLGTNYDGSKHGVFTDKPGKLTNDFFVNLLDMGTSWKPISDDKEIFEGSDRKTGKAKWTGTRADLIFGSNSELRAVAEVYACADSQEKFVKDFVAAWEKVMNLDRFDLKK, encoded by the coding sequence ATGGAAAATAACCCAAATCAACAATCCAATTCTTATGATGTTAACCGGGCAAGTAAATGCCCTTTTTCCGGAACCCCACCTAAAAAGGCTGCTGGAGGGGGGATGCAAAACCAAGACTGGTGGCCTAATCGGTTAAATCTCAAAATCCTTAGGCAAAACTCTCCATTATCTAACCCTATGGGTGAGGATTTTAATTATGCAGAAGCTTTCAAAAGCATAGATTATAAAGCCCTAAAAAAAGACCTCCATAATTTGATGACCGACTCCCAGGACTGGTGGCCGGCTGATTTTGGCCATTATGGCGGGCTTTTCATCCGGATGGCCTGGCACAGTGCCGGGACCTATAGGATTGGCGACGGCCGTGGTGGAGCTGGTGCAGGACAACAACGCTTTGCCCCTATCAACAGTTGGCCGGATAATGCCAGTTTGGATAAAGCCCGTAGGCTGCTCTGGCCTATCAAACAGAAATATGGTAAAAAAATATCCTGGGCGGACTTGATGATCCTGGCCGGTAATGTTGCTTTGGAATCTATGGGTTTCAAAACTTTTGGCTTTGGAGGGGGCCGGGAAGATGTTTATGAGCCTGAGGAAGATGTGTACTGGGGTTCTGAGACCAAATGGCTGGAGGATAAAAGATATTCCGGAAAACGTGACCTGGAAGATCCACTAGCAGCGGTAGTGATGGGATTAATATATGTGGACCCGGAAGGGCCCAATGGCAATGGGGATCCATTATCTGCTGCTACCGATATTAGGGAAACCTTTGGCCGCATGGCCATGAATGATGAGGAAACAGTTGCTCTTATTGCTGGTGGTCACTCTTTTGGGAAAACCCATGGAGCAGCCAATCCTGATAAATACATAGGCCCAGAACCTGAAGCAGCCCCAATTGAGGAACAAGGGTTAGGTTGGAAAAACACCTATAATACAGGAAAAGGCCCCGATGCCATCACAGGTGGACCTGAAGTGATTTGGACTCAAACCCCTACAGAGTGGAGCAACAACTTCTTTAAAAACCTTTTTTCCTACGAGTGGGAAATGGCCAAAAGTCCTGCGGGTGCTAAGCAGTTTGTCGCCAAAGATGCTGAAGCTACCATTCCTGATGCCTACGATCCCAATAAGAAGCATAAACCAACCATGTTGATCACAGACCTTGCTTTGCGCATGGATCCGGAATACGAAAAGATTTCCCGTAGATTTTACGAAAATCCGGATGAGTTTGCAGATGCTTTTGCCCGGGCCTGGTTCAAATTGGTTCACCGGGATATGGGACCAAAGGTTCGTTACCTTGGACCAGAGGTTCCTGATGAAGATTTAATCTGGCAGGACCCAATTCCGGAGGTTGACCACAAGTTGATCGAGGAAAAGGATATTGCGGATCTAAAAGGCAAAATTTTGGAGACCGGGTTATCAGTATCCGAGTTGATTTATACCGCCTGGTCTTCTGCTTCCACCTTCAGGGGGTCTGATAAAAGAGGAGGAGCCAATGGTGCCCGAATCCGTTTAGAACCTCAAAAAGATTGGGAAGTCAACAAGCCAGAACAACTGGCCAAAATTTTGAATAAACTTGAGGGTATTCAAAAAGAATTCAATAATGCCCAATCCGATGGAAAAAAAGTTTCTTTGGCAGATTTAATAGTTCTTGCAGGTGGTACAGGATTGGAAAAAGCCATCAAAGATGCAGGTCATAATATAAAAGTTCCTTTCAGTCCAGGGAGAATGGATGCCTCTGAGGAATTAACTGAAGTGGAAACTTTCACCTATTTGGAGCCTGTGGCAGATGGTTTCCGGAATTATCGAAATACCAAATTCGATGTTTCTACAGAAGAATTGCTTGTAGATAAAGCTCAACTGTTGACACTTACTGCTCCGGAAATGACGGTCCTGATTGGTGGCATGAGGGTATTGGGAACTAATTATGATGGTTCCAAGCACGGAGTATTTACCGACAAACCAGGCAAACTGACCAATGACTTCTTTGTCAACCTGCTTGATATGGGCACTTCCTGGAAACCTATTTCGGACGACAAAGAAATCTTTGAAGGCAGTGACCGCAAAACAGGTAAGGCCAAATGGACCGGGACCCGTGCGGACCTGATCTTTGGCTCCAATTCCGAATTAAGGGCAGTTGCTGAAGTCTATGCCTGCGCAGACAGCCAGGAGAAATTCGTTAAGGACTTTGTGGCAGCTTGGGAAAAGGTAATGAATTTAGATCGCTTTGATTTGAAAAAGTAG
- a CDS encoding glycoside hydrolase family 43 protein: MKTLIKTVLPFVLAVTPYLAEAQQAGKSPYSSYLFAFFSNNTPEGEQVRYAISEDGLNYKSLNDGRPVISSDKIALKKSIRDPHIMRAEDGKTFYMVLTDMRSSEGWQSNDGLVLMKSTDLLHWEHTNIDFPTRFPDLEGFDRENLHAVWAPQTIWDPEKEQYLIYYSIGRHDWEYPVGDRYQPYFKIFYSYVNEDFTDITEPKLLFDFGTAAIDGDIVFDHKNNEFVLFFKDEGIPADNNGFRTNNGVMRATSKNLTGPYDIEYRHLHNTEEAPVEGSSVFPLIGSDEYILMYDCYIKGYYQFCKSDDLKNFTFVQNTATEGNFTPRHGSVMHITDKERSRLEAWSKLKLTLHEIEQTPKSDFTAKQFRKIKALKEKADVVLSKSSKTQKMLKINKMLIEASKK; this comes from the coding sequence ATGAAAACCCTGATAAAAACAGTCCTGCCCTTTGTTTTGGCAGTAACTCCATACCTTGCAGAGGCACAACAAGCAGGAAAATCCCCCTATAGCAGTTATCTTTTTGCATTTTTTTCCAATAATACCCCAGAAGGGGAACAGGTCCGCTATGCCATTAGCGAGGATGGATTGAATTATAAGTCCCTGAACGATGGGCGGCCAGTCATTTCCTCAGATAAAATTGCCTTGAAAAAAAGCATCCGCGATCCCCATATCATGCGAGCAGAGGATGGTAAAACTTTCTATATGGTATTGACTGATATGAGGTCCAGTGAAGGATGGCAAAGTAATGATGGGCTTGTGCTAATGAAAAGTACAGATCTACTCCACTGGGAGCATACTAATATTGACTTTCCAACAAGGTTTCCTGATTTGGAAGGCTTTGACAGGGAAAATCTACATGCCGTTTGGGCACCACAAACTATCTGGGACCCGGAAAAGGAACAATATTTGATTTACTATTCTATTGGAAGGCATGATTGGGAATATCCAGTTGGAGATCGTTATCAACCCTATTTCAAGATTTTTTATTCCTATGTAAATGAAGATTTTACTGACATCACTGAGCCTAAGTTGCTCTTTGATTTTGGAACAGCAGCCATTGATGGGGACATCGTTTTTGACCATAAAAACAATGAATTTGTGCTTTTCTTTAAGGATGAAGGAATTCCTGCTGATAATAATGGATTCCGAACCAATAATGGAGTGATGCGTGCAACAAGTAAAAACCTTACTGGTCCTTATGATATTGAATATCGACACCTTCATAACACCGAGGAAGCCCCTGTAGAAGGTTCAAGCGTTTTTCCTTTGATTGGTTCTGATGAGTATATCCTGATGTATGACTGCTATATAAAAGGCTATTACCAGTTCTGTAAGAGTGATGATTTGAAAAATTTCACCTTTGTGCAGAATACGGCCACAGAGGGTAATTTCACCCCCCGTCATGGATCAGTAATGCATATTACTGATAAAGAACGAAGTCGTTTGGAAGCTTGGTCAAAACTGAAGCTCACCCTGCATGAAATTGAACAAACGCCTAAATCGGATTTTACTGCAAAACAGTTTAGAAAAATAAAGGCTCTCAAAGAGAAGGCCGATGTTGTTCTCTCCAAATCAAGCAAAACCCAAAAGATGCTTAAAATCAACAAAATGCTTATTGAGGCATCTAAAAAGTAA
- a CDS encoding universal stress protein: protein MKNILVLTDFSDVAYNASLFAMKMAKQINAEIHFLHVIYTSENRFYLSGNNKLDESRKNIEIEKSKAGMAILMTIAKSFGIIAKNHITYNKAHFDIEDHVKSYKDDYVVIGSHGANGIKELFFGSNAQKIIRYSPCPTLVIKGKAENTQIRQIAFASLFHEEDHKSFRKVLEFADTIGAQVSLLYVNTPFIYEKEDKISERIQQFLSKVPGYPEKQFKSYIEFGKYSEEGMLDFIKENEIDLLAIPTSGRNPISRMLKSSFTEKIVNHIKKPVLTILEK, encoded by the coding sequence ATGAAAAATATTCTGGTATTGACAGATTTCTCTGATGTGGCTTACAATGCCAGTTTGTTTGCCATGAAAATGGCCAAACAAATCAATGCAGAAATCCATTTCCTACATGTAATTTATACTTCTGAAAACAGGTTCTATTTGAGCGGGAACAACAAGCTGGATGAATCCCGTAAAAATATAGAAATAGAAAAATCAAAAGCAGGAATGGCCATCCTCATGACAATCGCGAAAAGTTTTGGCATAATCGCAAAAAATCACATCACTTATAATAAAGCTCATTTTGACATAGAAGATCATGTAAAAAGCTATAAGGATGATTATGTGGTTATTGGTTCCCATGGGGCTAATGGCATTAAGGAATTATTTTTTGGCTCCAATGCCCAGAAAATCATCAGGTATTCTCCTTGTCCCACCTTAGTGATTAAGGGAAAAGCAGAAAATACTCAAATAAGACAAATCGCCTTTGCCTCTTTATTTCATGAGGAGGATCATAAATCCTTCCGTAAGGTGCTTGAATTTGCAGATACCATTGGCGCCCAAGTCAGCCTTTTATATGTAAACACTCCATTTATTTATGAAAAGGAGGATAAAATTTCTGAAAGAATTCAGCAGTTTCTTAGCAAAGTACCTGGGTATCCCGAAAAGCAATTCAAATCCTATATAGAGTTCGGCAAATACTCTGAAGAAGGCATGTTGGATTTTATAAAAGAAAATGAAATTGATTTGCTGGCTATACCAACCTCGGGTAGAAACCCCATTTCAAGAATGCTCAAATCCAGTTTTACAGAAAAGATCGTCAACCATATAAAGAAACCTGTATTGACCATTTTGGAAAAATAA
- a CDS encoding family 43 glycosylhydrolase, translating to MNLKISSSCQIALISFVFVLILGPHLTLAQKTNIKNDTFWNTKNGKPIYSQGGGIFTFTDPKDGVKKYFWYGAHYKEAELYRNDPTITQKGVHFKAVTCYTSTDLVNWEYKSNALERSEVEQNYSSAHWMGRLGVAYVKEIDKYAMFVQHNNGVLIALSDIPTGPFKGHNRLDMTDRIGTPNTGDQTVFTDPDTGISYLVYSYGRGRNKIYISEIGVKDGKVDLLDVTQIFRGKGREGNCMVKHNGKYYVFASNLYGWDSSYAYYLVSDDIRGPYLPNNKMLITPGSYDDYAHVTQTGFFVNVNGTEKETVIYCGDRWADFAGNGLGYNQWCPLSFEGETPYFNSLNSWVLNESTGEWSVSKDNNFVKNGSFEADRKEIPSPVKPIQEQLLGWHSEVKQGNVIVVGSDESPVLNFSNSREDRRHVIGERSLNIADNIEFKRKVFQILASTPYVDLKDGSYKLSAKIKNSGNFEKLEMYAESGGKRRFTKITKQNNNWININIKDLEVTNGKVEIGFVAHGEAEANCQVDDVILVQN from the coding sequence ATGAATCTTAAAATCAGTAGTTCCTGTCAAATTGCCTTAATTTCATTTGTTTTTGTGCTAATACTAGGTCCCCACCTAACTCTTGCGCAAAAAACAAATATTAAAAATGATACATTCTGGAACACTAAAAACGGAAAACCTATTTATAGTCAGGGAGGTGGAATTTTCACCTTTACCGACCCAAAAGATGGCGTGAAAAAATATTTTTGGTATGGGGCCCATTATAAAGAAGCAGAACTGTATCGAAATGACCCCACGATCACTCAAAAAGGTGTACATTTTAAAGCTGTTACTTGTTATACCTCCACAGATTTGGTGAATTGGGAATACAAGAGCAATGCACTTGAAAGATCGGAAGTCGAACAAAACTACAGTTCTGCACATTGGATGGGGAGACTGGGAGTAGCTTATGTAAAAGAAATTGACAAATATGCCATGTTTGTCCAGCATAATAACGGAGTGCTGATAGCCCTTTCTGATATTCCTACCGGACCTTTTAAGGGTCATAACCGGTTGGATATGACGGATAGGATTGGTACCCCAAATACCGGGGATCAAACTGTTTTCACTGACCCGGATACTGGAATTTCGTATTTGGTTTATTCTTACGGTAGGGGCAGAAATAAGATATACATATCAGAAATTGGCGTAAAGGACGGAAAGGTAGATTTGCTGGATGTTACCCAAATATTTAGAGGTAAAGGACGGGAAGGGAATTGTATGGTAAAACATAATGGAAAATATTATGTGTTTGCATCCAACCTATACGGTTGGGATTCCTCTTATGCCTATTATCTGGTTTCCGATGACATTAGGGGGCCTTATTTACCTAACAATAAAATGCTGATTACCCCTGGGAGTTACGATGATTATGCCCATGTAACACAAACAGGTTTTTTTGTAAATGTAAATGGAACGGAAAAAGAAACGGTAATTTATTGCGGTGATCGTTGGGCAGACTTTGCCGGAAATGGTTTGGGGTACAATCAATGGTGTCCTCTTTCATTTGAAGGAGAGACCCCTTATTTCAACTCATTGAATTCATGGGTTTTAAATGAATCCACTGGAGAATGGAGTGTAAGTAAGGATAACAATTTTGTGAAAAATGGAAGTTTTGAAGCTGATAGAAAGGAGATTCCAAGTCCGGTGAAACCCATACAAGAGCAACTATTGGGATGGCATTCTGAAGTTAAACAAGGTAACGTCATTGTTGTAGGCTCAGATGAGTCCCCAGTTTTAAACTTTTCGAACTCAAGGGAGGATAGAAGACACGTTATAGGTGAAAGGAGTTTAAATATTGCAGATAATATAGAATTTAAAAGAAAGGTTTTTCAAATTTTAGCATCTACACCTTATGTTGATTTAAAGGATGGCTCCTATAAATTATCGGCAAAAATTAAAAACTCAGGAAATTTCGAGAAGTTAGAGATGTATGCAGAAAGTGGAGGAAAACGGAGGTTTACAAAAATCACAAAACAAAATAATAATTGGATTAATATAAATATCAAGGATCTCGAAGTAACAAATGGAAAAGTAGAAATTGGTTTTGTTGCTCATGGAGAAGCAGAAGCTAATTGCCAGGTTGATGACGTCATATTGGTGCAAAACTAA
- a CDS encoding glycoside hydrolase family 43 protein: protein MNLLKIGLVMAIAFVFPHFLFSQSLEFENPIAEKRADPWVYKTDGGTYYLIATVPEYDRIVIRKADSINGLKEAEEKTVWHKHKEGVMGAHIWAPELHKIDGKWYIYFAAGEAENIWNIRMWVLSNPSENPMEGDWTEEGQIITDQSSFSLDATTFEHQGKRYMIWAQNVRGGEHGTALVLSEMKDPTTLTGPEIVLTEPEFSWERIKYNVNEGPALIKNNGKIFVTYSASATNHNYCVGLLWIDEEADLLNKDNWSKSPGPVFYTNEDLDRYGPGHNSFTTNEKGDVVMIYHARDYKEIKGHELSDPNRATRARKIRWTESGFPDFMQHKGD from the coding sequence ATGAACCTATTAAAAATAGGCCTGGTGATGGCCATAGCTTTTGTATTCCCTCATTTCCTTTTTTCCCAAAGCCTGGAATTTGAAAATCCAATTGCGGAGAAGCGTGCAGATCCCTGGGTGTATAAAACGGATGGGGGTACTTATTATTTGATAGCTACCGTACCGGAATATGACAGGATTGTTATTCGTAAAGCTGATAGCATCAATGGATTAAAGGAGGCGGAAGAGAAAACTGTTTGGCATAAACATAAGGAGGGCGTAATGGGAGCACATATTTGGGCTCCTGAGCTACATAAGATTGATGGCAAGTGGTACATTTATTTTGCTGCAGGTGAAGCAGAAAATATCTGGAATATCAGGATGTGGGTCCTTTCCAATCCATCTGAAAACCCCATGGAGGGAGATTGGACCGAGGAAGGCCAAATTATTACTGACCAATCATCTTTTTCCTTGGATGCCACCACTTTTGAACATCAGGGCAAAAGGTATATGATCTGGGCCCAAAATGTAAGGGGAGGGGAGCATGGTACAGCTTTGGTACTTTCTGAAATGAAAGATCCTACTACCCTAACTGGACCGGAAATTGTATTGACAGAACCGGAGTTCAGTTGGGAAAGAATAAAATACAATGTGAATGAAGGTCCTGCCCTGATCAAAAATAATGGAAAAATATTTGTCACCTATTCTGCCAGTGCCACCAATCACAATTATTGTGTGGGCTTATTGTGGATCGATGAAGAAGCAGATCTTCTGAACAAGGACAACTGGAGTAAATCACCAGGACCTGTTTTTTATACCAATGAAGACCTGGACAGATATGGGCCTGGACATAATTCATTCACCACCAACGAAAAAGGAGATGTAGTGATGATTTACCATGCACGGGATTATAAAGAAATTAAGGGGCATGAATTGTCCGATCCCAACCGTGCAACGAGAGCCAGAAAAATTCGCTGGACAGAAAGTGGCTTCCCTGACTTTATGCAGCATAAAGGGGATTGA
- the proB gene encoding glutamate 5-kinase, with the protein MSHQKGKKIVIKIGSNVLTQSDGTPDRERMAALVDQISFLREKELQVILITSGAVAYGRKSFSLIEKTDAVVQKQILSAIGQVELIQAYKQLFLEKTVPVAQIMVTKSDFRDRKHYLNMKGCLEGLLKNKVLPVINENDTVSVTELMFTDNDELAGLVAAMMDAHTLIILSNVDGIFNGHPDHPETELIERVAPNSPSLSHFIAASKSSFGRGGMITKMNMAKKSANLGIEVLIANGKRENVLIDYYHNKLKCTYFEPGKAKLNPKKWIAHSDHYSKGEVVINQGAEKALNSGQTVSLLPVGILAIHGDFIKGEVVRIIAEDGRKIGLGKAAYGAKVAQEKLGLNNQKPLVHYDYLYLFDHSA; encoded by the coding sequence ATGTCGCATCAAAAGGGCAAAAAAATCGTCATCAAAATCGGATCCAATGTTTTGACACAATCCGATGGAACTCCTGACCGGGAGCGGATGGCGGCATTGGTGGATCAAATTTCTTTTTTAAGGGAAAAAGAGTTGCAGGTTATCCTGATTACTTCAGGGGCAGTGGCTTATGGGAGAAAATCCTTTTCCCTGATCGAAAAAACCGATGCCGTGGTGCAAAAGCAGATCCTTTCGGCCATTGGACAGGTGGAATTGATTCAGGCTTACAAGCAATTGTTTCTGGAAAAGACGGTTCCTGTTGCCCAGATCATGGTCACCAAAAGTGATTTCCGGGACCGGAAACATTACCTCAATATGAAAGGCTGTCTGGAGGGCTTGTTGAAAAACAAGGTACTGCCTGTGATCAATGAAAATGATACAGTGTCAGTGACCGAGCTGATGTTTACTGATAATGATGAATTGGCCGGCTTGGTGGCAGCCATGATGGATGCGCATACTTTGATTATTCTCAGCAATGTAGATGGGATATTTAATGGGCATCCAGACCATCCCGAAACGGAATTAATCGAGAGGGTTGCACCTAACTCCCCATCCCTGAGCCATTTTATTGCTGCTAGCAAATCCTCCTTTGGCCGGGGCGGTATGATCACCAAAATGAATATGGCCAAAAAATCAGCCAATCTGGGCATTGAAGTGTTGATTGCCAATGGGAAAAGGGAGAATGTGCTCATCGATTATTATCATAACAAGCTGAAGTGCACCTATTTTGAACCGGGTAAAGCCAAACTAAATCCCAAAAAATGGATTGCCCATAGTGACCATTACTCCAAAGGAGAAGTGGTGATCAACCAGGGCGCGGAAAAAGCATTGAACTCCGGTCAAACGGTTAGTTTACTTCCTGTGGGTATTCTGGCCATCCATGGGGATTTTATCAAAGGTGAGGTGGTAAGAATTATAGCTGAAGATGGAAGGAAGATTGGACTGGGCAAAGCTGCTTATGGTGCCAAAGTAGCCCAGGAGAAATTAGGCCTCAACAACCAAAAGCCCTTGGTACACTATGATTACTTGTATCTCTTTGATCATAGCGCTTAA